In Chryseobacterium sp., the genomic window CTTACGATAGGGATTGCTTTAGGAGTACTTCCGAAGTTTGTCCAGAACAATTTAGGATTTGACAGTGTTATGGTAGGCCTTGTCATTGGCCTTCAATCATTGTCAACACTTCTTACCCGGGCTTATTCCGGAAAAATAACCGATACCCAGGGAGCAAAGAGCAGTAAGATGTCCGGGGTTTTATTAGCTGTCGCCGCCGGTGCTATGTATATTGTAGCGGTATTTTTTCAGGCAAACAAATTTTGGGCTCTTTCTTTTTTATTGATGGCTAGGATTGTGCATGGAATAGGAGAGAGCTTTCTGGTAACAGGCGCATTAACCTGGGGAATAGGTCTTGCAGGACATTCCAATTCAGGAAAAGTAATGACCTGGAACGGGATTGCCATGTATGCCGGAATTGCTATCGGAGCGCCATTAAGCATTTGGATCAGTAGAGAATACGGCATATTGCCTGCATTTTTTCTTATTGCCTTGCTTCCGTTAGCGAGCTGGCTGTCTACAGTAAAACTCCCCTCTGTTCCAGCCGATAAAGACTATATCAGAACTCCTTTTTATAAAGTCATCGGAGCAATATCGGGGCAGGGATTGAGCCTGGCATTTTCTTCAATGGCCTTTGGGTGTATTGCTTCCTTTATTGCTTTATTTTTTACCGAGAAAAATTGGGGCGATGCTTCACTGGCATTTATGGCCTTTGGAATATGCTATGTACTCACCAGAATTTTCTTCGCCTCTTTTCCTGATAAATACGGAGGTTTCAGAATTGCTTTGATCTCTTTGATCATCGAAATAACAGGTCAGATACTGATCTGGACATCAGTTTCCGGCACTGCTGCTATTGTTGGGTGTGGGTTGACAGGAATGGGGTTCTCATTGGTTTTTCCTGCTTTAGGTGTTCTGGCCATACAAAAAGTAAAACCGCAGATGAGAGGAACCGCCCTCGGAGCGTATGTTGCTTTTGTCGACCTTTCATTGGGATTAGCCGGACCATTGGCAGGATTGATCGCTGGATGGTTTGATTACCAGGCGGTCTATTTATTTGGAGCAATCAGCTGTGTGCTTTCAATGATCGTTTTGCTATTTAACAAAAAATAATAATATACATGATAACGGATTCAATGATAACCAAAAAAATACGTTCAGTATTCAGTGTTAAAAATAAAAGTTTTCTTACTCCGCATCTTATCCGGGTGGTATTTGAAATGAATGAAGATCAGGTTAAATTGCTGGCCTGCGTACAATCCGGTTATAATAATAAACTCTTTATTCCGTCTGTAGAAAAAGGGAGCGAGCCCATTATCAGAACTTATACCAACCGAAAGGTTGATCTTAAAAACAGGGAGCTTACCATTGATTTTGTTGCCCACGGAGAAAATGGTCCTGCTTCGGCCTGGGCATTAAAAGCCAATCCGGGCGATATATTGGAAATAGGGATGAAAGAAAGCACAAAACCATTAGTTCCTGATGCTGACTTCTATCTTTTTGTAGGAGATTCAACGGCCTTACCTGTTATTTGTTCTATCGTGGAACAGCTTCCGTCTTATGTAACGGCAAAAATAATATTGGAAGTTCATGATAAAAAAGATGAACTTATCCTCTGTTCTGCAGCAGATGTATCTGTTGAGTGGCTTCACAATTCCCATCCGGAAAAAGGAAGCCTTCTCGCAGATCTTACCAGGCGGGTAGAATTCCCTTCCGGCATACTGAAAGAATATATTTATATCGCTGCCGAATACACGACCGTGCATCAACTCAGGAATTATTTCAAAACATATTTAAACTGGGATCCGCAGGGGATCTATGCCTGTTCTTACTGGCGGGCCGGCCAGGCAGAAAATCGATGAATAATGTAAGGTGAAAAATAGTAAGCAACGCCATTTATTACTACTTTTGCTCACATGCAGGAACTTTTAACTTCATATATTACAAGTAAAATATCGGTAACGGATAAAGAGTTGGATGTTATTCTTTCTTATTTCAGACCCGTTCAATTAAAAAAGAATGAAATGCTTCTTGCCAACGGGCAAAACAGTCAGAGAACTTTTTTCGTAGTGAATGGCTGTCTCCGGATATTTTTCATCAATGAGGAAGGCCAGGATTCTACAAGATATTTTGCCTTTGAAAACCAATTTGCCACTGCATTAGTCAGTTTTATTACTTCTGAACCCTCCGAGGAATTTATTCAGGCTGTGGAGGATTCAGAAGTATATTATATTACCCACAAAAACTTCTATCATCTGCTGGATATCATCCCTCAGTGGGAAAAATTTTACAGGATCTATCTTGAGACGGCTTATGTAAACAATACGAAAAGGCTGATGTCTTTCCTCGTTCAGGATGCTCTTGAAAAATACCGCCAGCTGCTGGATGAAAATCCTGTTGTTGTCAGAAGACTTTCTAACAAAATGGTTGCTTCTTATCTCAATATTTCCCAGGAAACCTTAAGCCGGTTAAAATCCAGGCTCTGAATAATGTACTTCAGATTCAGTTTTTTTCCAGTGCTGCGTTTCTTTTGAACCTGTATTAAATCAGGGAAATTAAAAGAAAATTAATACAGATGCCCTTTTTAGAAAAAAAATTAAGCCCTATATTTGCAGGAATGTTAAAATGGTTCTCGATATTATGCTCGATGATGTATGTACTGGCTACCACCAATGCGGGGGAAGTACTGAAAGTACCTATGTTTGTGGAACATTTTATGGAATATCACGGAAGTTTTTCAGAATTTGTCATGGAACATTATGACAATCATAAGAAAGATTCTGACTGGGATACCGACCAAAAACTGCCTTTTATCAATCCTCCTATTGTATTGACTGTGCATGCCCAGCTTCCTGAGCTTAGTTTTGAAATAAAAAAACCTAAAGAGATCAGGGCTTCTCAAAAAAACAGCATCTATAAAGAAAAGGGATTCTCAAACCTTTATCTTTCCCGAATTTTCCAGCCTCCGCGGCTTTCTTAACTGATTTCAAATTGAAAATTAATGCTTTGAATATCTGTTCAAAGTAACCAATTGCTTATTACATATCAATTAATCCGTTGGGTGTTATAGCTGTATGCTTTACAAAAGTCAAAAAAGCTTTATTTAAATACTTTAGAGCACTTCAGTAAGTTTAAATAAGGCGACATAAGAAGTTCATGCAAGAAGAAAATCAAAGATTCTCAAACTTAAGTCTTATTGTGTCTTTTGCTTAAAAATTAAAGTGTAAACCGCTTTTATAAAGCATCCCGGGTTATCCAATAATAATTTTTTCATGTTAAATAAAATTATTGAGTTTTCTGTCAAGAATAAACTCATTATTGCTCTGTTTACAGCAGGTCTCATCCTTTTTGGAGTATATGAAACCACTAAACTTCCTATTGATGCTCAACCGGATATTACCAATAACCAGGTTCAGATCATTACCACAGCACCTTCATATGGGGCAGCTGATATAGAACGTCTTGTCACATTTCCTATTGAACAGGCTGCCAGTAATATCAGTGGAATCACCGAACTCCGGAGTCTTTCCCGGTTTGGACTTTCGCTGGTAACCGTAGTTTTTGATGATAATACCGATGTATATTGGGCCCGCCAACAGGTTCAGGAACGCCTGCAGCTTGTTCAGGACAATATCCCTGCCGGAATCGGAAAACCGGAACTTGGACCCATTTCTACAGGATTGGGAGAGATTTTCCAATATGTGGTAAGAGCCAAGAAAGGCTATGAAAATGTATATGATGAAACTGAACTCAGAACCATTCAGGATTGGGTGGTAAGACGTCAGTTACTGGGAACTAAAGGGATAGCCGATGTGAGCAGTTTCGGGGGGAAACTGAAACAGTATGAAATAGCAATAAATCCAAATAAACTTCAGGCATTCAATATCAATATCAATGATGTTTTCGCTGCTTTGGAAAAAAACAATCAGAATACCGGGGGAGCCTATATTGAGAAGAAAGAAACCGTCCTTTTTATCCGGAGTGAAGGACTCTTAGGCAGTACCGGTGATATTGGAAGCATTCAGGTAGCTGAAACCAAGGAAGGTATTCCTGTTCACATCAAGGATGTTGCGTCTGTGAAGATCGGATTTGCCACAAGATACGGTGCAATGACCTATAATGATACCGGAGAAGTATCCGGAGCTATTGTTTTGATGCTTAAAGGTGAGAATGCGAATGAAGTGATCGCCAATATCAAACAAAGGCTGGAAAAAATCCAGGAGTCTTTACCTGAAGGTGTAGTGATAGAACCCTTTCTGGACCGTGCAAAAATGGTCAACAATACCATCAGCACAGTAAAGACCAATCTGATGGAAGGTGCCCTGATCGTGGTTTTTATTCTCGTATTATTTTTAGGGAACTTCAGGGCAGGACTGCTGGTCGCTTCTGTGATTCCTCTGGCAATGCTTTTTGCCATTATTATGATGAATATTTTCGGTGTTGGAGGTAACCTGATGAGTCTGGGAGCCCTGGACTTTGGCCTTATTGTAGACGGGGCTGTTATTATTGTTGAAGCCGTTCTGCACCAGCTTTCCCATAAAAAGCACTTCGGAAAGGAGAATATGCTAAGTAAAAAGGAGATGGACGGGCAGGTTTCCAGCTCTGCTGCCAAAATGGTCAACAGTGCGGTTTTCGGGCAGATCATCATCCTGATCGTATACCTTCCGATCTTTACACTTCAGGGGATTGAAGGTAAAATGTTCAAACCTATGGCCCAGACCGTAGCATTTGCACTGATTGGTGCGTTTATCCTTTCTCTGACTTATATTCCGATGATGAGTGCTCTGGTGCTGAGCAGAAAGAAAAAGGAAAAAGACAATATTTCAGACAGGGTAATGGCCAAAGTAGAAAGAGGCCATCAGAAACTCCTGATGAAAGCTCTTCAATACAGAAAAACAATTATCATCAGTGTATTGATCCTTTTCACGGGGGCAGTATACACGCTATCAAAAATGGGAGGGGAATTCATTCCGTCTCTTGAAGAAGGAGATTTTGCCGTTGAAATGAGGATTCTTCAGGGAAGCAATATTAATGAAACGAAAAAAGTAACCACACAGGCGTCCGGCATCCTGCTGAAACAGTTTCCCGAAATACAGAAGATCGTTGTGAAGATCGGTAGCGCTGAAATCCCTACGGAACCTATGCCTATGGATGCAGGAGATATGATTATTGTTTTAAAACCTAAAAAAGAGTGGACATCTGCAAAATCATTCCCTGAACTTTCTGAAAAGATGAGTAAAGCTTTAACCGTTATCCCGGGATTAACGACCAGTTTTCAGTTTCCTGTGCAAATGCGTTTCAATGAACTGATGACCGGAGCAAGGCAGGATGTGGTATGTAAAATTTATGGGGAAGACCTCGATAGTCTTACAGTTTATGCAAAAAAACTGGGGAGTATCATCAATACGGTAAAGGGAGCTCAGGATCTTTATATAGAACCGGTTGAAGGGGCACCACAGGTGGTTATTGATTACAATCGTTCAGAATTGTCACGCTATAATATTTCTGTTGAAGAGATCAACAGAGTTATTAATATGGCTTTTGCCGGGCAGACCGCAGGTGCTTTATATGAAGGAGAGAAAAAATTTGATATTGTTATCAGAATGGACAGCGAATATAAAAGAGATTTGACAAGCATCCAAAACCTGTTGGTACCCATTGCCTCGGGAGAGCAGATCCCATTATCCCAACTGGCTAAAGTAGAGCTTAAAAACAGTCCGAACCAGATTCAACGGGAAGATACCAAAAGAAGGATCATCGTGGGCTTTAATGCAAGAGGAAAGGATGTGCAGACTATTGTAGAAGAACTTCAGCAGAAAGCAGGCAAAAACCTAAGGTTCTCCCCTGGATACACTATTTCCTATGGCGGTACATTTGAGAATTTAAATGAAGCAAAAGCAAGACTCGGTATTGCAGTGCCTATTTCTTTGGTCATGATCTTCCTGTTGCTGTTCTTTGCTTTCAGATCTGTAAAACACAGTCTGCTGATCTATACGGCCATCCCGTTATCTGCCATTGGCGGAGTTTATTTTCTCGCACTAAGAGGAATGCCTTTCAGCATCAGTGCCGGAGTAGGATTTATCGCTCTGTTTGGAGTTGCCGTACTTAACGGAATCGTTTTGATATCAGAGTTTAACCGATTGAAAAATAACGGAATACGCAATACCAGCAGAATCGTCCTGATGGGAACAAGAATCAGGCTTCGTCCGGTTTTAATGACTGCCTTTGTGGCTTCTTTGGGATTCTTACCCATGGCCCTGAGCAGCGGAGCAGGAGCTGAAGTTCAAAGGCCGTTGGCTACCGTTGTGATCGGCGGGCTGATGCTGGCAACTCTTTTAACCTTATTCGTACTTCCCATTCTCTACGTCTTATTTGAACATATTAATACAGGTAAAATGAAATTTTCTAAAAAAATAAACTTTAAAAAGCGGTCTGTTTTCTTGGTATTGCTTTCTTTCGGAAGTTTCCAGGCTCAGGAGAACATTACCTATGAGCAGGCTTTGGAAAAAGCTTTTCAGCAGAACGGAACCCTTAAAAACTCAAAATTAATATCAGAATACCAGGAAAAATTAAAGGCCGGTTATCTGGATATCCCTCAATTGGAAGTTACCGGCGGATTCGGACAAATTCAGGGTGAAGAAACCGATAACTCATTCGGAATCTCCCAAAGGTTCAGTTTTCCTACGGTCTATTCAAAAAGAAAACAGATGCTGGATGCAGAATGGACCGCAAGTATAATCAATCAAAGCCTGACAAAAACTCAGCTGACCAAAGAAGTCACTGATGTTTTCTATAGAATTCTGGTGCTTCAGGAGAAGAAAAAGGTCTTGGAATATATTAGCAGGCTGTATAACAATTTTGCCGAGAAAGCAAGCTTGAGATTAAGAAAAGGGGAAGCCAATATCCTGGAGGAATCTACTGCTGAAATTCAGAATGAACAGATCAAGGTGCAGCTGAACACGCTTGAGAATGACTTGAATATCTCAAAACTTCAGCTTCAGCTGCTCCTTCAGTCTGAGCAGTCTTACCAACCTGTTGCCGACAAACCGACAATGGATATCAGTCTTCAGATTTCAGAAGATAGGGTAAAGCAGCATCCTGAGCTTCAGTACCTGCAACAGCAGATCAAAGTGGGAGAGGCACAAGTACAGCTTGAAAAAAGCAGATTACTTCCTGAACTTCTTATAGGGTACACCAATCAGAGTATGAAAAACATTAACAACAACCGCTTTAATTCAGTACAGGTTGGTGTTGGAATCCCATTATTTACAAAAGGGCAGAGAGCATTGGCAAAAGCAGCACAGGCAAAGATTGCCATTTCTGAAAATCAATATTACAGAAAAGAAATTGAACTTAAAAACAGGCTGGGACAGCAACTCAATACCTATATAAACCAACAGAGAATCATTGAAAATTACGAACAAAAACAGCTCCCAAAGTCTGAAATTATTTTAAAAACCGCCCAAAAACAGATGGAAGCCGGAGAAATTGATTACCTGAACTGGGTTATTTTGGTCAATCAGGCTGTAAAAACAAAAGTGGATTACATTGATCAACTGGAAAGACTCAATCAGATCGGGGCGGAACTTAATTTCTTAATTTCAAAATAACAGCGTCATGCATTTCAAAAAAATATCAATATACAGCCTTTCTTTGGTTCTTATTTTATCTTCATGTTCAGGAAAAAAAGAGGAGGAAAAAACCGTTTACGAAAATACAAAGTTTAGTAAAAGTACTGAAAACACAGTACATCTTACAGAAAAACAGCTTCAGTCTGTAGGAATAACAGTGACATCGGTGCAGAATAGGAATATGGAAAAACTGGTACGGCTGAATGGAAAAGCTGAGATCGCACCTTCCCACATCAGCTCTGTTTCCAGTATTATGGGAGGCCATATCAAGTCTATCCACGTGATCAATGGAAGCCATTTCAAAAAAGGACAGGTGCTGGCAGTGGTGGAAGATCCGCAATTCATCCAGCTCCAGCAGGATTATCTGGTAACAAAGGCCCAGCTTGAAGCAGCAAGACTGAACTTCAACCGCCAAAAAGACCTTAATACCAGCAAAGCCAGCAGCGACAAGACCATGCAGACCGCCCAGGCAGAATATGCCACTCTGAACGCCACGTTAAAAGGACTTGAAGAAAAACTGCGGATCATAGGGATCAGTGCTAAAGGATTAACAACCGGAAACATCAGAAGCAGAATCAATATTTATGCGCCATTCAGCGGTTTTGTGAGTAAGATTCTGGTGAATAACGGGCAGTACATCAATCCTGCCGACACCTTATTTGAACTGATCAACCCTGTCGGCTTACTGTTAGAATTAAAGGTTTTTGAAAATGATGTGAATGATGTAAAAGTAGGCCAGGAAATTTTAGTTTACAATAATCAGAATCCTGATGTCAGGTCAAATGCCAAAATTGTCAGTGTTGTTCCCAGTATTGAAAACGGAGGTTCTGCGACAGCAGTAGCAAAACTTTCTTCCGTACATTCCGAGTTTGTAAAAGGAATGTACATCAATGCCGAAGTAAACATCAGCAGCCGATATACCATGGGATTGCCGAATGAAGCTGTCGTTTCTTTTGAAAATAAAAATTACGTTTTTGAAGATCTCGGAAAGTCAAATTATAAAATGATTCCGGTAACCACCGGAATTTCAGATGACCAATTCACAGAGATTTTAAAAGCAGACTTTTTAAAGGATAAGAAAATCGTACAGAAAGGAGCTTACAGTCTTCTGATGATGCTTAAGAATAAGGCAGAATAATTAACCCTATATTGTATTGTCAAAGGCCGTTCAACATAAATGAAACGGCCTTTTTTGTACTCATTTTTTTTAATAAAAGCAGAAAAGACCTTCTGGAACAGGAATGTAAAGTGGTATAGCCACAAATAGATAAATAAAATAATCCGGGCATTCGTGGACTGTACATAATGATATTTAACATATTTTCAATATTGCAGTTAGTATTTAATGCATAATTAATTTTAAAATAATACATTTAGGCAGTGAATTAGTTTTTTAGGAATTTTTAGTTGCATTAAGGAAATAACTTTTATTGAAATATAATGACAACTAAACCGTTACACAATTTCCATATTCCGGTAATGGGATTGGCCTATACAATAGACAGCCCGATTCGCGTTGCCCAGTATGGAATATCTTCTGTGATCTCCATTATTGATGATGAAATTCTGGAAAAAATGAAGAACTTTTATAATAAGAAGTTCAATCTCAATTATTTAGGAATTTCAACAAAAACGGAAGACTACAGAGCCAAAAGAATTACAGCCTATCTGGATATGGTGGATGATATCGTGAATGAAAAATTTGAATCTTTCAAACACGAAATCAGCAAAAACAAAGAGGCCTTACAGGATTTTATGGCCATGTTGCCCAATACTTCCGATCTAAAAAGCAGTCTTCAGACCCTGGTGAGCCAAAAAGAGAACTGGAGCACTGCTATTAAAAATTTTATCGAATCTAATCTAAAGCCGGGAAGTATTGATGTCAACATCATGACCAAAGTTGATAAAGACAACTATAAAAAAGGCGAACAGCTTCCTGTCATCTATAACGATGCCCATGCTTCATTACGCGGATTTGCCCAAAGCAAACTGTGTTCTTCCATGGTTCTTTCTGCGGGGATGAATCCTCGTCTGTACAGCTATATCGAAGAATTTGAAGATTTCTTCCCGGATCAGAAAGGGGTTTTAAAAAAGAAAATCATCATCAAAGTCAGTGATTTTCGTTCTGCGATGATCCAGGGAAATTTCCTCGCTAAAAAAGGACTGTGGGTTTCAGAATACAGGATAGAATCAGGATTGAATTGCGGAGGGCATGCATTTGCGACGGAAGGTATGCTGCTTGGTCCTATTATGGAAGAATTTAAGCAGAAAAAAAATGACCTGATACAATCGGCTCATACTTTAATGATCAAAGCTTTGGAACAAAAGGGAAAACCTGTCGTTTCCGAACCTTTAGCCATGAAAATTACCGTTCAGGGCGGTGTAGGCACTTCCGAGGAACACGGGTTTCTTCTTGAAAATTATGATGTGGACAGTGTAGGATGGGGATCACCATTTTTACTGGTCCCGGAAGCAACTTCTGTAGATCCAGAAACCAGAAACCTGCTGGCACAGTCTAAAGAGCAGGATTTTTATCTGAGTAACCTTTCTCCATTGGGAGTGCCCTTCAATACGGTAAAAGGAACATCTAATGAGATCCTGAAAAGACAGAAAGAAGCTGACGGAAAATACGGAAGTTCATGCCCCAAAAAGCTGCTGGCCTTAAGCAAAGAGTTTACGCCTAAAGGAACCTGTACCGCCTCCAAAAAATATCAGGAGATCAGATTAAAAGAACTTCATGCTGACCGTGAAATACTAACGGCAGATGAGTTTGATAAAAGAAAATCTGAAATTACAGATAAAGCCTGTCTGTGCGTGGGACTTGTGAATGCAGCCTATATGGAACAGAATATCGAAATCAAAGGTGAAAAACAGGGCGTTGTGATATGCCCGGGTCCTAATATTGCTTTTTTTGACAGAGAAGTCAGTCTTTCGGAGATGGTAAACCATATCTATGGAAATACCAATATTCTTTCGGATAACCACCGCCCTCATATGTTTATCAACGAACTGAAAATGTATGTTGATTACCTGAAGAAAGAAATAAGCCACTCACCCGCTGAAATGACTCATTCCCAATCAAAAAATGGAATGCCTTCAAAAAGAATATGCTTGACGGTATTGAGTACTATCATGACTTATTTAAAACATCATCATTCTTCAGAAGTGGATTACAAACCATCAATCATCAACTGCAGGAATACAAACTGATGCTTACCGCTGTTGAGATTCCTCAGATTGAGAAGTAACCTGTCTTTTTAATTGACAGCTACAGAACAGCCTTCAGAGTAAGGCTGTTTTTATTGGGCAGAATTTAATGTATACACTAAAAAACTGAGGAATAACAGGGACTTCCATTTATAATAACTATTACCCGTATGGCTATTTTGAATCTGCAATCCTCTTTAGGAATCCTTACCTTAGAGGCTACTTAGTAAAATTATTTTTATGAAAAAAAGAAAGATCAAAAATACGGATCTGGCAGTGGCTCCTATCAATTTTGGAGGAAATGTTTTTGGATGGACACTGGATGAAAAACAGTCCTTTGATATATTAGACCGCTTTACGGAAGCAGGATTCAATTTTATAGATACGGCAGATACTTATTCATGGTGGGTAAACGGTAAAGGCGGGCAGTCTGAAGAGATTATCGGAAAATGGATGAAAAGCCGTTCCAGCCGCAAAGATATTGTGTTGGCAACCAAAGTAGGTTCTGAAACAAAAGAACATGGTTTTGACATCAGTAAAAAGCATATTTTACAATCAGTAGATGAATCTTTACAGAGGCTTCAGACGGATCATATAGATATTTATTATACTCATTTTGATGATCACACCACTCCGGTAGAAGAAACCTTATCTGCGTATGATGAGATTATTAAAGCTGGAAAAGTACGGTATATTGCAGCGTCCAATCTTTCTCCGGAACGTTTAAAAGCATCTTTTGAAGCTGCCGAAAAGAATAATCTTCCTAAATATGTTGCCTTACAGCCGCATTACAATCTACTGGAAAGGGAAGGGTTTGAAAAAAACTATGCTCCTTTGGTAGAGCAGTTTGATTTAAGTGTATTCCCATACTGGTCTTTGGCAGCCGGTTTTTTAACAGGGAAATACCGTGATGAGGCAGACCTTACAAAAAGTGCAAGAGGAGAAGGCGTAAGAAAATATTTGAATTCTAAAGGGCTGGAAGTTTTAAAAGCTCTGGATCAGGTCAGTGAAAAGCATCATACCACCCAGGCAACCGCCGCATTAGCGTGGTTATTAGCCAATCCACAGATCACAGCACCGATTGTAAGTGCAACGAGTGCATCACAGCTTGAAACCTTGTTCAACGCTCCTCAGCTTGTTTTAGATCAGGAAGATATCGATTTGCTTAATAAAGCAAGCAACTAATTTGTTAACCATCATTATTAGATTAAAAGAAATCCGTTCAGTACTGAACGGATTTCTTTTAATCTATGCAGTTAGTCGGAGTACTCTTTCAGCAGCTGTCTATAACTCATCAGGATGGAGGATTTTGAAATAAATCCGATAAAATCATTGTTCTCACTTACTACGGGGAGGTTCCAAACTCCTGTATCGTCAAAGGTCTGAAGAATTTCCAGAGGCTTATTTTCACGGTGGAGTATAGCAGGCGGTGTTTTCATCACCTGCACAACCATCTGTGAAGAATCAATTTCCTGGTTAAAGAGATAGGGCCTGATATCATCTAAGGTAAGAACTCCTTTCAGTTTTCGGTGGTCATCCACTACAGCAAAGATATTTTTATTCCCGTTTTTCACCAGTTCAAAGAGCTCGGCAATAGAACCGTTTTCATTGATCGTCTGTGAATATTTATCAATAAAGTCTTCAGTTCTTAAAGCAAAAAGGAGGTTTTTATCATGTTTATTGGTCAATATTTTGCCTTCATCCGCAAGAGATTTTAATTCCGGAGAGATTGGAGAAAACCATTTGGCAATCAAATAAGACATTATGGAAACAATCATTAAAGGAATAAACAGGTCATAGCCAAAACTGGACTCTGCAATCAGAAATATGGCTGTAAGCGGGGCATACAGTACGCCGCTCATGGCACCTGCCATTCCTACAAGGACAAGGTTGGTTACCGGAACTTCCGTAAACCCTATATGCTGGCACACCAATGCAAATAAGTACCCTAAAGTACCGCCCGCAAAAAGGGAAGGGGCAAAATTTCCGCCATTTCCACCGCTGAATATCGTAAAAGAGGTGGCGAATACTTTTAAAAGCAATACCAAAACTAAAAATATAATGATCGTCCAGTCTCCGATTTCAAAATATCTGAAAAAGCTGTGTTCAATAATCGAATAGGTATTTCCATTGGTAAAAGCTTTCACCGTTTCATACCCCTCTCCGAATAAGGGAGGAAAAAGAACACAAAGTAGGGAAAGGACAGCCCCGCCAAACATTGCTTTACGCATTCGGGAAAGCTGGAGCCCTTTTATAAAATGTTCCACTTTTTGAGAAATGAATACAAAATAACGGGCATAGAGCCCGGTAACCACTCCAAGGATAAGATAATACGGAACATTTTTATAGTTAAAAGGATCCCGGGTATAAAATCTGAATAGAACATCTTCCTGAAGCAGAATTCTTGAAAGAAGGCTTCCGCAAACGGCTGCAACTACCAGGGGAATAAAGTCTGTAAACACCACTCCCGTCAGCAGAATCTCAAAGGCAAACATAATTCCGGCAATAGGCGCATTGAATGCAGAGGCAATCCCCGCCGT contains:
- a CDS encoding efflux RND transporter periplasmic adaptor subunit, translated to MHFKKISIYSLSLVLILSSCSGKKEEEKTVYENTKFSKSTENTVHLTEKQLQSVGITVTSVQNRNMEKLVRLNGKAEIAPSHISSVSSIMGGHIKSIHVINGSHFKKGQVLAVVEDPQFIQLQQDYLVTKAQLEAARLNFNRQKDLNTSKASSDKTMQTAQAEYATLNATLKGLEEKLRIIGISAKGLTTGNIRSRINIYAPFSGFVSKILVNNGQYINPADTLFELINPVGLLLELKVFENDVNDVKVGQEILVYNNQNPDVRSNAKIVSVVPSIENGGSATAVAKLSSVHSEFVKGMYINAEVNISSRYTMGLPNEAVVSFENKNYVFEDLGKSNYKMIPVTTGISDDQFTEILKADFLKDKKIVQKGAYSLLMMLKNKAE
- a CDS encoding aldo/keto reductase produces the protein MKKRKIKNTDLAVAPINFGGNVFGWTLDEKQSFDILDRFTEAGFNFIDTADTYSWWVNGKGGQSEEIIGKWMKSRSSRKDIVLATKVGSETKEHGFDISKKHILQSVDESLQRLQTDHIDIYYTHFDDHTTPVEETLSAYDEIIKAGKVRYIAASNLSPERLKASFEAAEKNNLPKYVALQPHYNLLEREGFEKNYAPLVEQFDLSVFPYWSLAAGFLTGKYRDEADLTKSARGEGVRKYLNSKGLEVLKALDQVSEKHHTTQATAALAWLLANPQITAPIVSATSASQLETLFNAPQLVLDQEDIDLLNKASN
- a CDS encoding chloride channel protein, coding for MNIHNKKKYLSFLKFKRDFQKYGLEKARSYELILHWLNNRLSRNQFLVLSGILVGCTAGLAGVILKTLVHNIHYFITSKVHFEYQILFYIVFPFLGIVLTTLIVLTLFKGQDRKGIGAILYEIAQNSSIVASVKMYSQVIQSAITVGLGGSAGLESPIAVTGAAIGSNYAQTYRLSYKERTLLLAAGATAGIASAFNAPIAGIMFAFEILLTGVVFTDFIPLVVAAVCGSLLSRILLQEDVLFRFYTRDPFNYKNVPYYLILGVVTGLYARYFVFISQKVEHFIKGLQLSRMRKAMFGGAVLSLLCVLFPPLFGEGYETVKAFTNGNTYSIIEHSFFRYFEIGDWTIIIFLVLVLLLKVFATSFTIFSGGNGGNFAPSLFAGGTLGYLFALVCQHIGFTEVPVTNLVLVGMAGAMSGVLYAPLTAIFLIAESSFGYDLFIPLMIVSIMSYLIAKWFSPISPELKSLADEGKILTNKHDKNLLFALRTEDFIDKYSQTINENGSIAELFELVKNGNKNIFAVVDDHRKLKGVLTLDDIRPYLFNQEIDSSQMVVQVMKTPPAILHRENKPLEILQTFDDTGVWNLPVVSENNDFIGFISKSSILMSYRQLLKEYSD